The Mycolicibacterium aurum genome segment TCAGCCATCCCACTACTCATCGCGCCGCTGCCTCCCGCTTGGCCGCTCTGGCTCCGAAGTATCGCAAGACGAACAGTACAACGAACGAGATAGCCAGCAGCACAATCGAAATTGCGGCAGCCCCGGCGGGGTCGTCGTTCTCGATCAGGGTCCTGATCCACTGCGACGACACTTCGGTCTCGCCGGGGATCGCGCCGCCGATCAGCACGATCGAGCCGAATTCCCCGATGGCCCTGGAGAACGCCAGGCCGGCACCGGACAGCAGAGACGGTGCCAGCGCGGGCAGGATCACCCGGGTGAAGATCGTGATGTTGCCGGCGCCCAGCGAAGCCGCCGCTTCCTCGACCTCACGGTCCAGCTCCAGCAGCACCGGCTGCACCGCCCGGACGACGAAGGGCAGCGTGACGAACGCCAACGCGACGCCGACACCCCAAGCAGTGTGCTGGATGTGGATACCGACCGGGCTGGACGGCCCGTAGAGGGCCAGCAGCACCAGGCTGGCCACGATCGTCGGCAATGCGAACGGAAGGTCGATGATCGCGTCGACGACGCGTTTTCCCGGGAACTCGTCACGTACCAGAACCCAGGCGATGAGCAATCCGAACACCCCGTTGACCACCGTGACGATGACCGAGATCGTCAGCGTGACCTCGAAGGACGCGATAGCCGACGGTGACGTGACCGCCGAGACGAAGGCGTTCCAGCCGCCTTTGGCCGAGATCCACACGATGGCGGCCAGGGGCAGCAGGACGATGATCGACAGCCACACCACCGCGACACCGACCTGCAGACTGGCGCCGCCGGGTTTCCGCAGCCCCGCCCGTCCGCCCGGCGCTGGGGTCAGCTCCGGGCGGGAGGCTTCGGGATTCGGGTCGAGAGTAGAGGTCATCCAGTGGCCTGCTTGTAGATCTTGGTGATAGTGCCGTTGTCCTTGTCGAACAACTCGGTGTCGACTGCGCTCCACCCACCCAGATCGTCGATGGTCCACAACTTCTCGGGAGCGGGGAACTTGTCGGCGTACTCGGCGGCCACGGCGGGGTCGACCGGCCGGAACCCGGCGTCGGCCCACACCTTCTGGCCCTCCGGGGTGAACTGGAAGTCGACGAAGGCCTGGGCCTTGTCCGCATGCTGGCTGGTGTTGACCACCGCGGTCGGATTCTCGATCTTGAAGGTCTGCGCCGGGTTGACGTGCTCGAGATCGAAGTTGAGTGCCTCGTTCTCGTAGGCCAGCAGCACGTCACCGCTGCCCTGCCGGAATACGTCGGTCGCCTCGCGACCCGAGCCGGGACGCAGCTTCACGTGCTCGGTGACGAGCTTGTTGACGAAATCGATACCGGCCTGCGGATTCTGGCCACCGTTGCTGGCATAGGCGTACGGCGCCAGCAGGTTCCACTTGGCGGCGCCGGAGCTCAGCGGGCTCGGCGTGATGACCTCGATACCGGGCTGCAGCAGATCGTCCCAGGTGCGGATGTTCTTCGGGTTACCGGGACGGACGGCGAAGGTCACGATCGAGCCGAACGCGATGCCCTTGTTGGGGCCGGCATTCCAGTCCTCGTCGACCTTGCCCGCCTTGACCAGACGGGTGATGTCGGGTTCGACGGAAAAATTGACCACGTCGGCGGGCTTACCGGCCTCGACGCTGCGGGACTGGTCACCGGAGGCACCGTAGGACCCGGTGACCTCGACGCCCTTGCCCTCTTCGGTGGCGGCGAACGCGGGTGCGGCCTTCGACCAGCCCGGTTCCGGTACCGCGAAGGCCACCAGGGTCAGCGTGGTCTCGGCGCTACCGCTGCCGCCGTCCCCACCGGCCACGTCACTGGCGCCGCCGCCGCAGGCCGCGAGCACCGTCGCCGATATCGCGAGCGCGGCCGCTGTGCGCCAGTTCTTGGTGGATTTCAGGTGTTTCTGCATTGATGACCTTTCCCAGGTGTTCGGACTTCAGACGTGAGTCCCGTTCCGGAAAGGCAGGTGCGCACCTGGTGGCAGCTACGCCACAGCCGTCACCGACGCCGAGCCGCGAACGGGCAGGGTGTCAGCGACAACAACAGACATCAGCAACGGCAGCGAAACCCACGGCAATGAGGGCCACGATGTGACCACCCTTGTTGCCGGACGCCGTATGCATGGCGCGAAGAATAACAGAGTGGCCGGGAAGCTCATCTGGTGAGCAGCCACATGACGATGACGAGCACCACCAGCGCAACCAGGGCCAGCGTCACGCGTGAGCGCGGCATGCTGCTCATCAGGCGCCTCCCCCGCTGTCGTCGTCGGTGTGCCGGATGCGGTGCAGAACCCTGATGCCGTTGCCCAGCGCGGCGTCGAGCACCACCGCGGTCACGAATGCCAGAACGAGCACCACGGGCATCACCACCACGGTCTGCGCCACGAACGACAGCCCCGACAACCACAGCTCCACGCTGTCCCACCAGTTGAGGAAGCCGTCCATCACGCCAGACTATGCGCCCGGCGCCCGGGCGAAACACCGGGTGTTCCGGTAGACGCCAGGGTGCCCGGCAGTCGATGATGAGCAAATGGTTCTGCAGCACTCCGAGGCTTCCGAGGCTTCGTTTCCCAACGGCGAGTCATCTGCGTTGACTTTGCCCGCGCCGACGGCGTACTACAGCCCCGGCCCGCTGCGGAACCCGTTCCCGCCTATCGCGGACTACGCGTTTCTGTCCGACTGCGAGAACACCTGCCTGGTGTCGTCGGCAGGTTCAGTGGAGTGGCTGTGCGTTCCGCGGCCCGACTCCCCCAGCGTGTTCGGCGCGATCCTGGACCGTGGCGCCGGCCACTTCCGCCTCGGGCCGTACGGGGTCTCCG includes the following:
- the cysT gene encoding sulfate ABC transporter permease subunit CysT; its protein translation is MTSTLDPNPEASRPELTPAPGGRAGLRKPGGASLQVGVAVVWLSIIVLLPLAAIVWISAKGGWNAFVSAVTSPSAIASFEVTLTISVIVTVVNGVFGLLIAWVLVRDEFPGKRVVDAIIDLPFALPTIVASLVLLALYGPSSPVGIHIQHTAWGVGVALAFVTLPFVVRAVQPVLLELDREVEEAAASLGAGNITIFTRVILPALAPSLLSGAGLAFSRAIGEFGSIVLIGGAIPGETEVSSQWIRTLIENDDPAGAAAISIVLLAISFVVLFVLRYFGARAAKREAAAR
- a CDS encoding sulfate ABC transporter substrate-binding protein, producing the protein MQKHLKSTKNWRTAAALAISATVLAACGGGASDVAGGDGGSGSAETTLTLVAFAVPEPGWSKAAPAFAATEEGKGVEVTGSYGASGDQSRSVEAGKPADVVNFSVEPDITRLVKAGKVDEDWNAGPNKGIAFGSIVTFAVRPGNPKNIRTWDDLLQPGIEVITPSPLSSGAAKWNLLAPYAYASNGGQNPQAGIDFVNKLVTEHVKLRPGSGREATDVFRQGSGDVLLAYENEALNFDLEHVNPAQTFKIENPTAVVNTSQHADKAQAFVDFQFTPEGQKVWADAGFRPVDPAVAAEYADKFPAPEKLWTIDDLGGWSAVDTELFDKDNGTITKIYKQATG
- a CDS encoding Ms4533A family Cys-rich leader peptide produces the protein MHTASGNKGGHIVALIAVGFAAVADVCCCR